The DNA region ATGGCGACATGCAGCAGAGCAACCTCGAACAGGCCAACGTCGAAGTGGTCTCGGAAATCTCCGACCTGATCGCCGCGCAGCGCGCCTATGAGATGAACTCGAAGGTGGTCTCCGCGGCCGACCAGATGATGCAGTCGACCTCCAACCTGTTCCGCTGAGGATGATGTCGATGATCGCCCGCTCATTCCTGATCGCAGCCGCGCTGCTCGCGGTGACCGCGCTGCCAGCCGCCGCGCAAAGCCGCGGCGAGAGCATCGCAGTGCCGACACTGCGCGCCAGCGTCACGGTCGCGGACGACATCGTGCGGGTCGGCGACCTCATCGACAACGCCGGCAGCGCCGGCAGCATCGCGATCTACCGCGCGCCCGACCTCGGCACCACAGGCACGCTGCCGGTCGCGCAGGTGCTGAACGTGCTGCGCACCCACCAGGTGATCGGCGTCGACACCCGCGAGCTGAAGGAGATCACCGTCACCCGGCCCGCGCGCATCATCGACAGCAAGGAGATCGAGCAGCAGGTATCGCGCGCGCTGGAGGGCCGCCACGGGCTCGGCAGGGCCGGCAGCATCGCGCTGACCTTCGACCGCGATCCCGGCGATATCCGCCTCGAGGCAACCAGCACCGGCGCGATGCAGCCCGTCGCCGTGCGCTACGACCAGCGCTCGACGCGCTTCGACGTCACCTTCGAGGTCAGCAACGAAGCCGGCACGGCTCCGTACAAGCTGCGCCTCACCGGCACCGCGATCGAGACCATCGAGGCCGCCGTGCTGACGCGCAATGTCGAACGCGGCGACGTGCTGAAAGCCTCCGACGTGGTGGTCGAGCGCCGTCCGAAAGCCGAAATCGGCAACGACGCCGCGGTGCGCGACGGCGCCGTCGGCATGCAGATGCGCCGCCAGATCCGCGCCGGCCAGGCGCTGCGCACGGCCGACATGGCAAAACCCGATCTCGTGACCCGCGACCAGAACGTCACGCTGGTCTACCGCACCTCCGGTCTCTACCTCACGATCCGCGGCAAGGCGATGGATGGCGGCGCCGAGGGCGACGTCGTCAACGTGATGAATTTGCAGTCCAAGCGCGCCGTCTCCGGCGTCGTCACCGGCCGCGGCGAGGTTTCGATCTCGGTCGCAACCCCGCGCGCAGCGCCGGCCGCCGACGCCGCCTCGTCAGATTCCGCTCCCGTCAAGCTGAGTTCAGTCGCACCAAACGCCGAGTAAAGTTCATGTCCCAGTACCGCATCAACCGCCTCATCCTGACCGGTGCGCTGCTCGCACTCGGAACGATCGCCAGCGGTTGCTCGTCGATCGACCGTCTCTCCCAGATCGGCGAAAAGCCGAAGCTGACCGAGATCGAGAACCCGACGGCGCAGCCCGGCTACAAGCCGGTGCAGATGCCGATGCCGAAGCCCGAGGTCGCCTCCTACAGCCCCAACTCGCTGTGGCGCAGCGGCTCGCGCGCCTTCTTCAAGGACCAGCGCGCCGCGCGCGTCGGCGACATCCTGACGGTCACGGTGAACTTCACCGACAAGGCCGCGATCGCCAACGAAACCCAGCGCAGCCGCAGCAATTCCGAAGATTCCGGGGTGACCAACTTCCTGGGATCGCAGACCATCACGCAAGCCAACAAGATTCTGCCCGGCAAGATCCTGACCGCCGAATCCACGGCCTCGAGCGACGGCAAGGGCTCGGTCAATCGCCAGGAAGCGCTGCAGACCAGCGTCGCCGCCGTCGTCACCCAGATTCTCCCGAACGGAAACCTTGTCGTCGAAGGCAAGCAGGAGATCCGCGTCAACTACGAAATCCGCGAGCTGATCGTGGCCGGCATCGTGCGCCCGGAAGACATCCAGAGCGACAACACCATCGACTCCTCGAAGATCGCCCAGGCCCGCATCGCCTATGGCGGCCGCGGCCAGATCACCGACGTGCAACAGCCGCGCTACGGCCAGCAGGTTCTCGACGTGCTCTTGCCCTTCTAACGGCATGATCCCGAAAAGTGGAAACCGGTTTTCGGATAAGGACCATGCCTAAGTAAGATTTTTTCGAGCTCCCACATCTCGTCGCGAACCTAGGCGCGGCGCGGTGTACCAACGCGGCCCTCGCTAGCTCCCCTGGCGAGGGCCGTGGCATTCTTGTGACCGGTCGAATGCACTAGCGTGTTTTCGAGCGAAGCGGACACCGGTTCGCGTGAAGAAAACGCGTCAAGACAACAATCGAGAGCCCGTTCCGATTCCATCTGAACAGAAAAGGTCTCTCGCGCGATCGTCGCGCACCAGTCCGATACCGCTTCGCGCAAGTCGCGCGATCGGCTTCTCGGTTCGTTAACCGTTGGGCGAAGGTTAAGTAGCAGTCCCTCCGCTTGCAACGTAGCTAGACGACAACGCAGGGTTTGCAGTTCGTGACGGTCATGCAAAGAGACGGTCAATATGCGGCGTGGTTTCGCACGCCGCGCGGCGAAGGCACCGGAATAGTCCAGCTCGCAAACGGCAGGATCACAGGCGGCGACGCCATGTTCACCTATGGCGGCTCCTATCAGCTCGATGAGGACCGCTTCACGGCGGTCCTGACGACGCACAGATATGCCGACGGCCCGTTCACCACCGTGTTCGGATGCGACGAGGTCGAGGCGCAGCTGACCGGTACCTTCAACGGCAATCGCGCGGTGTGCTCGGGCACCGCCAAGCAGGCCCCCGGCGTGTTGTTCGAAGCCACGCTGTTTCTGCAGCAACAGGAGCAGGCGCCCGCCCCCGGTCCAAAAACCACGGCAACGCGCGCGGATGTGACGAGGCTGCCGAAGCTCCCCGACCGCCGTACGACCGTCGTGACCCGGCGCTTCAGCTGATCCGTCCGCAATCCCGATGGCATCTCCGCCCCTTCAGGCGTAGCATCGCGCATGCGCGAAGCGCAGCCCGATCGATACAGCCGGAAGGAGGAACGCATGTATGCCGCCATCCGTCACGCCAAGGCGAAGACTGGTAGCGCCGAAGAACTCGCGCGCCGGATCAAGGAAGGCGCAATTCCGATCATCAGCGATGTCGAAGGCTTCATGGCCTATTACGTGGTCTATGCCGGCGACGACACGGTCACCGCGATCAGCGTCTTCAACAACCATGCCGGCGCCGAGGAAGCCAACCGCCGCGCACTGGCCTGGATCGATGACAATCTCGGCCCATTGCTGATCGGGCAAGTCACCGCAATTGCCGGTCCGGTGATCGTGCACACCAAGGCGTGATGAGTTCGTCATGCCCGAGCTTGTCCGGGGCATCTACGTCTTCGTCTCCTTGCGAAGAAGGACGTGGATGGCCGGGACAAGCCCGGCCATGACGGTGCGAAAAGCCCGGTTGATGCCAGATGCGATAGCTCTGGGGTTACAGGCGTCCGGACGAAAGCTCCCGATCCATGCGACAATCGCCGGGGTTCGCGGTAGGATGCCGCGAACGCCACATGAGCGGAACGAGCACGGACACGACCGCAATGGGCACCAGGCCGACCACGGTCATGAAGCTCGTCGCGCATGCTTCCTGCGGCGCCGTCGGCGCCTTTGTGTTCGGCTTGTGCCTCGCAAGCACGATCAAGCGCTTCGATGGCCTCTCGCTCGCCGTCACGATTCTACTCGCGGTCCCCGTCATCTCCGACTGGTTCTGGACGCGCCGCGAGGTTCGCCGGCTCGCTGCCGGCGATATGGCCAATCAGCAGGCAACTCAATTCCTCTGGTCTTATCTTTTCTTCGCCATGCTCTCGTCGGGTTTTGGCATCGCGGTGATGGCCGTGATCTTGCAGTCGGCAGACTTCACGCGGACATTCGGCGCAATCGTGTTCGGCGTGCTGACGTGCATCGGAATCTACCCGCTTGTCCGCGACGCGAAACGCCTTGCCGATACAGTGGAGCCGCGGACGATACTTTGATCTCGGCAGGCCTTGATCTCAGCAGGCCTTGCCGCCTCGCCTCGATCGCTAGGCGGACACGGCTTCCGGCATCGGCATTCCGCGCAAGGTCATGAACGAACTGCCGAGCATCGCCTCGATCCTCATCGCCGCCAGCCACAGCAGCGCACCGCAGGTCAGGTCGATGACGTAATGGCCGCCGATCGGAAGCGTCGAGACGAGGACGAGGAGATTCCAGATCAGCGTGATGCCGAACAGCCACCGTGTGCCGATCGTTGCGAAGACCGTCATCAAGGCAAGACAGGTGTGGAACGACGGAAAGGTCACGACGCCCTGCAAATTGCTCAACGACAATTCCGGAGATACGCCGTTGCGGAAGTACTCGAACTTCGCGAGGTGATAGATCCCCGCGTGCTCGGGCAGCGCATCGAGGATCGCGACGGGATGATCGAAATAGACAAAGGCCCCCTTGGCGGGCCAGAACACCGAAAACATCGTCGATGCAACGATCGTCAAGGCGAACACGAATGCAAGTTGCCAAAGCTTGTCGAAGCGCTTTGTCGCCGCCAAGAGCACGAACAGCACGGCCACCTGGACGAATGAGCTGCAATAGGCGGCGGCGAGCAGCTCGGTCAGCCAGGGATGGTTTGCAAACCACAGGATGATGGACGGCAAATCGATCCCGATGAAGCGATCGGCATCGGCGAGACTGCCATCGATCAGGGGGAACTTGTATCTCAGGCCAACGAGGCTGATTGTTGCTGCCGCCGCGGCCGACCAGAAGAAGACGGCAACCGCTCCTGCCAGGTTGGACAGAACCGGCGCGGACCGCCATCTGCCATAGACGATATGGACGGCAAGGAGAAACCCCATCAGGCCCGAAAACAGCGCCAGGCTTTCGGGCTCGACTGCGATCTCGAATCTCCAGAGCAGGAAGCCGGCGAAACCGCTCGCGGTGATGCCAATCAACCATGCGCCACGCTCGACCCGCTGATGGGGTTGCGGGATGCGAGTTTCCTCGCTCGTGGCTGCTGTTCTCGGGGAGGCCTGCTGTGCGACATCGGTGTCGGCCGACGACGCGGCCCGTGACGGACCAACCAACTGACTGAACATTGCGACTGCCATTCCAGCGGGC from Bradyrhizobium sp. B124 includes:
- the flgH gene encoding flagellar basal body L-ring protein FlgH, whose translation is MSQYRINRLILTGALLALGTIASGCSSIDRLSQIGEKPKLTEIENPTAQPGYKPVQMPMPKPEVASYSPNSLWRSGSRAFFKDQRAARVGDILTVTVNFTDKAAIANETQRSRSNSEDSGVTNFLGSQTITQANKILPGKILTAESTASSDGKGSVNRQEALQTSVAAVVTQILPNGNLVVEGKQEIRVNYEIRELIVAGIVRPEDIQSDNTIDSSKIAQARIAYGGRGQITDVQQPRYGQQVLDVLLPF
- a CDS encoding antibiotic biosynthesis monooxygenase, whose amino-acid sequence is MYAAIRHAKAKTGSAEELARRIKEGAIPIISDVEGFMAYYVVYAGDDTVTAISVFNNHAGAEEANRRALAWIDDNLGPLLIGQVTAIAGPVIVHTKA
- a CDS encoding phosphatase PAP2 family protein, with amino-acid sequence MIGITASGFAGFLLWRFEIAVEPESLALFSGLMGFLLAVHIVYGRWRSAPVLSNLAGAVAVFFWSAAAAATISLVGLRYKFPLIDGSLADADRFIGIDLPSIILWFANHPWLTELLAAAYCSSFVQVAVLFVLLAATKRFDKLWQLAFVFALTIVASTMFSVFWPAKGAFVYFDHPVAILDALPEHAGIYHLAKFEYFRNGVSPELSLSNLQGVVTFPSFHTCLALMTVFATIGTRWLFGITLIWNLLVLVSTLPIGGHYVIDLTCGALLWLAAMRIEAMLGSSFMTLRGMPMPEAVSA
- the flgA gene encoding flagellar basal body P-ring formation chaperone FlgA — translated: MMSMIARSFLIAAALLAVTALPAAAQSRGESIAVPTLRASVTVADDIVRVGDLIDNAGSAGSIAIYRAPDLGTTGTLPVAQVLNVLRTHQVIGVDTRELKEITVTRPARIIDSKEIEQQVSRALEGRHGLGRAGSIALTFDRDPGDIRLEATSTGAMQPVAVRYDQRSTRFDVTFEVSNEAGTAPYKLRLTGTAIETIEAAVLTRNVERGDVLKASDVVVERRPKAEIGNDAAVRDGAVGMQMRRQIRAGQALRTADMAKPDLVTRDQNVTLVYRTSGLYLTIRGKAMDGGAEGDVVNVMNLQSKRAVSGVVTGRGEVSISVATPRAAPAADAASSDSAPVKLSSVAPNAE